Below is a window of Deltaproteobacteria bacterium DNA.
CCGTGACCTCAGTAACGACGATCAGATCATGCAGGCGCTAGCGACTAGTCTCTGGGTGGCCGGCGCGGCAAGCTTGGGTGCGACCATACTCGGTGTGAGTGGAGCCCTCGCGTTGCATCAATCGCGGGTGCGGTTCAAAGGACCACTATCTGTGCTAGTCGCATTACCGCTGGCGCTTCCAGAGCTCGTGCTTGGTCTAGCTTCGGTCATCTGGTTTGGCACTCTAGGTCTAAACCTAGGCATGAGCACCGTTATCGTCGGACATATCACACTCACCACGGCCTACGTCGTCACGGTTATCAATGCGCGTCTCACTGATCTGGATGATGCACTCACCGATGCGGCCCTTGACCTAGGCGCTTCGCCACTACAAGCGCTCTGGCGCGTGACACTACCGCTGCTGACCCCTGCGATAGGTGCCGGAGCTATGATGGCTTTCACGCTGTCGTTTGACGATTTCATGATCAGTTTTTTCACCTCAGGGGTCGACAGAGATACACTGCCGATGCGCATCTATGCGATGATCAGATTTGGGATTAATCGTGAGATCTATGCACTTTCGACGGTACTGATTGCGGTGACGGCGGTGGGTATGGTGCTAAGCGCGGCGTTGCGGCGTAGGTCTGTCATCAATTAGTTTACTGCTTCTTCCCTG
It encodes the following:
- a CDS encoding ABC transporter permease, which gives rise to MASSLGKEHSRPRPHVVAYAVSLVCYALMLLPLVAIVFYSVLAPSSTDGDAAWTLTLDWYRDLSNDDQIMQALATSLWVAGAASLGATILGVSGALALHQSRVRFKGPLSVLVALPLALPELVLGLASVIWFGTLGLNLGMSTVIVGHITLTTAYVVTVINARLTDLDDALTDAALDLGASPLQALWRVTLPLLTPAIGAGAMMAFTLSFDDFMISFFTSGVDRDTLPMRIYAMIRFGINREIYALSTVLIAVTAVGMVLSAALRRRSVIN